One Arvicanthis niloticus isolate mArvNil1 chromosome 3, mArvNil1.pat.X, whole genome shotgun sequence DNA segment encodes these proteins:
- the Tnfaip8l1 gene encoding tumor necrosis factor alpha-induced protein 8-like protein 1 produces the protein MDTFSTKNLALQAQKKVLSKMASKAMVAVFVDDTSSEVLDELYQATKEFTHSRKEAQRVVKNLVKVAVKLAVLLRADQLDNNELVQLRRFRVRVRSLAMTALSFHQVDFTFDWRVLAAGLLECRDLLHHAIGPHLTAKSHGRINHIFSHFANGDFLAALYSPAEPYRTHLCRICDGLERMLDEGGL, from the coding sequence ATGGACACCTTCAGCACAAAGAACCTGGCCCTGCAGGCCCAGAAGAAAGTCCTCAGCAAGATGGCTTCCAAGGCCATGGTGGCTGTGTTTGTGGACGACACCAGCAGTGAGGTCTTGGATGAACTGTACCAGGCCACTAAGGAGTTCACCCACAGCCGGAAGGAGGCACAGAGGGTAGTGAAGAACCTGGTGAAGGTGGCCGTGAAGCTGGCCGTGTTGCTGCGGGCGGACCAGCTGGACAACAACGAGCTGGTCCAGCTGCGGCGGTTCCGGGTCCGGGTCCGTAGCCTGGCCATGACAGCCCTCAGCTTCCACCAGGTGGACTTCACCTTTGACTGGCGCGTGCTGGCTGCCGGGCTGCTGGAGTGCAGGGACCTGTTGCACCACGCGATTGGCCCGCACCTCACAGCCAAATCCCACGGCCGCATCAATCACATCTTCAGCCACTTTGCCAACGGTGACTTCCTGGCCGCACTGTACAGCCCAGCAGAGCCCTACCGGACCCATCTGTGCCGCATCTGCGATGGCCTCGAGAGGATGTTGGACGAGGGTGGCCTCTGA